One segment of Phenylobacterium koreense DNA contains the following:
- a CDS encoding DUF2721 domain-containing protein, whose protein sequence is MAAEVSNPFVALTFIVGPAILTNACAILQNSATMRYGLAIPQWREFRASIAVGDGALEQLYSNPQAASAAAEKRIRLLLRGLNLLYTAVAVFALASLLGLTGAVLATEGHPEVSVWLVVSCGGAGLVLMFAAMSMFVSESRCARDMLELQLDMPGGE, encoded by the coding sequence ATGGCGGCAGAGGTCAGCAATCCCTTCGTGGCGCTCACGTTCATCGTGGGGCCGGCCATTTTGACCAACGCCTGTGCGATCCTTCAGAACAGCGCGACTATGCGTTACGGACTGGCGATCCCTCAGTGGCGTGAATTCCGCGCTTCGATCGCCGTCGGCGATGGCGCACTCGAGCAACTTTATTCCAACCCGCAGGCGGCCTCGGCGGCGGCTGAGAAGCGTATTCGCCTGCTCCTGCGGGGTCTGAACCTGCTTTACACGGCCGTGGCGGTCTTTGCGCTCGCAAGCCTCCTGGGGCTGACGGGCGCTGTGCTGGCGACCGAAGGGCATCCGGAGGTGTCTGTCTGGCTCGTCGTCAGCTGCGGCGGTGCGGGACTGGTGCTGATGTTCGCCGCCATGTCGATGTTCGTCTCGGAGAGCCGCTGCGCTCGCGACATGCTGGAGCTCCAGCTCGACATGCCAGGGGGCGAGTAG
- a CDS encoding SDR family oxidoreductase gives MGKKILITGAGSGFGKGAAIGMARNGHDIIATVHVASQVTPLREEVEALGLSDRIKVYRLDLTDQYDIQQAIGLDFDILWNNAGMGEAGPVWEIPVDLVRKNYEVNVFLPLVLTQGVVQRWVREGKAQGKKVVFTSSMGGLFTPANWGTYVSTKHALEAFAEAMQQELASYGIKVQTINPGAYYTGYNETMADNPFRWLDDSKNFTKRADLRKGFDDFFATPEGKMDPQEMIDRMIEIVPADTGKFRNVVPKKIEDMLKDHQLAAWENQI, from the coding sequence ATGGGCAAGAAGATTCTCATCACTGGAGCCGGTTCTGGCTTTGGCAAGGGCGCTGCGATCGGCATGGCCAGGAACGGCCACGACATCATCGCCACGGTTCACGTGGCCTCGCAGGTCACTCCGCTCCGCGAGGAGGTGGAGGCTCTGGGCCTGAGCGATCGGATCAAGGTCTACCGGCTGGACCTGACCGACCAGTACGACATCCAGCAGGCCATCGGCCTCGACTTCGACATCCTCTGGAACAACGCCGGCATGGGCGAGGCCGGGCCCGTCTGGGAAATCCCCGTCGATCTGGTCCGGAAGAACTACGAAGTGAACGTCTTCCTGCCGCTGGTGCTGACCCAGGGCGTGGTTCAGCGCTGGGTCCGCGAAGGCAAGGCCCAGGGCAAGAAGGTGGTGTTCACCTCCTCGATGGGCGGCCTCTTCACTCCGGCCAACTGGGGGACCTACGTCTCGACCAAGCACGCCCTGGAAGCCTTCGCCGAGGCGATGCAGCAGGAACTGGCCTCCTACGGGATCAAGGTGCAGACCATCAATCCGGGCGCCTACTACACCGGCTACAACGAGACCATGGCCGACAATCCGTTCCGCTGGCTCGACGACAGCAAGAACTTCACCAAGCGCGCCGACCTGCGGAAGGGCTTCGACGATTTCTTCGCTACGCCCGAAGGAAAGATGGACCCGCAGGAGATGATCGACCGGATGATCGAAATCGTCCCGGCCGACACTGGCAAGTTCCGCAACGTGGTCCCGAAGAAGATCGAGGACATGCTGAAGGACCATCAACTGGCCGCCTGGGAAAACCAGATCTGA